ACATCGTGGTCATCACCGCCGGCATCCCGCGCAAGCCGGGCATGAGCCGTGACGACCTGCTCAATACCAACTACAAGATCATGTCGGACGTGGTGGGCAAGGTGGTGTCGAATTCGCCCGACTGCATCCTGATCGTGGTGTCGAATCCGCTGGATGCCATGGCCCAGGCCGCCTACAAGATCAGCAAGTTCCCCCGCGAGCGCGTCATCGGCATGGCGGGCGTGCTGGATTCGGCGCGCTTCCGTACCTTCATCGCCGAGGAGCTGAAGGTCTCCGTAGAGAACGTCACCGCCTTCGTGCTGGGCGGGCACGGCGACACCATGGTGCCGCTGCCGCGGTATTCGACCGTGGCCGGCATCCCCATCACCGAACTGATGACAAAAGAAACCATCGACCGGCTGGTGCAGCGCACCCGCGACGGCGGGGCGGAGATCGTCAAGTACCTGAAGACGGGCAGCGCCTACTACGCACCCTCGGCGGCGGTGACGGAGATGGTCGAGGCCATCCTCAAAGACAAGAAGA
Above is a genomic segment from Terriglobales bacterium containing:
- the mdh gene encoding malate dehydrogenase, which translates into the protein MRKKVTIVGSGNVGATVAHWIASKELADVVLIDIIEGVPQGKALDLLEAMPIEKRDSQVIGTNDYALTAKSDIVVITAGIPRKPGMSRDDLLNTNYKIMSDVVGKVVSNSPDCILIVVSNPLDAMAQAAYKISKFPRERVIGMAGVLDSARFRTFIAEELKVSVENVTAFVLGGHGDTMVPLPRYSTVAGIPITELMTKETIDRLVQRTRDGGAEIVKYLKTGSAYYAPSAAVTEMVEAILKDKKKILPCAAYLEGEYGIKGLFVGVPCKLGEKGLEEIIQIKLTPEEQAGLKKSADAVKELVDVIGV